One segment of Anatilimnocola aggregata DNA contains the following:
- a CDS encoding DUF1588 domain-containing protein yields MKVIITITVAFVLALLVPVCADAQEPTDAKFVEVFLQTHCVRCHNADKNKGELNLDDLGTNLAAGRASFAAALERLEAGDMPPKDEPRPDPTAVRRVTKWLQQGLDALPAAPVDKDKAAVRPDEGNHLPHAQLFGGKPGPSVPPPPRLWRLSPTGYSAGFLRSLRVKAGNISQPFALRSDPGIKDYSALYWLDEGSTDLLIRNAEKIVGAITSHKLSTNGGSVRASMARSGGQAQAFEEFAPLLHPTVAPKREQLETAIRVLYRNALVREPSADETESLIQLYHEASKSPGDPVSASKTMLMAPLLSPEVLHRFEIGRGAEVRPGVRMLSPDELAFALSLAFSGEREPRLFAAAASGGLKTREDVEKHVRRILDDPEVYKPRILGFFQEYFGYDRAPEVCKDAQPDYVHNADQLVLDTNMLVLSILEKDQNVLKELLTTPKSFVNGVKMTRDGASVGLGGDTSLTKVLSQSMASKIGYSATDKLATSKRPKDKSKDGVEAAYGLKEWPASQPVDLPGDRIGILMQPSWQVAWSSNFFNDPVRRGLWIREHLLGHSVPQVPVGVVIVLPDDPTQTLRQRMQITKDQKCWSCHQKIDDLGFPFEAFDHFGRPRDVEKLADDAAIAKNKANASRQYVKGEKRPEKIPEYRELPFDSTGIIYASGDPKLDGPVKNAQELIRRLAESDRARQVFIRYVFRYFMGRNETVGDGATLQEADKAYVESGGSFKGLVVSLLTSEAFLYRTLPVQPNKQAANSPAKPAR; encoded by the coding sequence ATGAAAGTCATCATCACTATCACCGTCGCTTTCGTGCTCGCGTTGCTTGTTCCTGTCTGCGCAGACGCCCAGGAGCCAACCGACGCGAAGTTCGTCGAAGTCTTTCTGCAGACTCACTGCGTCCGTTGCCACAACGCAGACAAGAACAAAGGCGAGTTGAATCTTGACGATCTTGGAACGAATCTGGCTGCGGGGCGTGCCAGTTTCGCGGCTGCGTTGGAGCGGTTGGAAGCGGGAGATATGCCGCCCAAGGACGAACCCCGGCCCGACCCGACCGCTGTCCGTCGCGTGACAAAGTGGTTGCAACAAGGACTTGACGCATTGCCGGCCGCGCCGGTTGATAAGGATAAGGCAGCAGTCCGGCCTGACGAAGGAAACCATCTTCCGCACGCCCAGTTGTTCGGCGGCAAGCCCGGCCCGAGCGTGCCGCCGCCGCCGCGACTGTGGCGGCTTTCGCCCACAGGTTATTCGGCGGGATTCCTCCGGTCCCTGCGGGTTAAAGCTGGCAACATCTCCCAACCGTTTGCGCTGCGTTCCGACCCCGGCATCAAAGACTATTCGGCTTTGTATTGGCTCGACGAGGGTAGCACCGACTTGCTTATCCGGAACGCCGAGAAAATCGTGGGCGCGATCACCAGCCACAAATTGTCTACAAACGGAGGCTCGGTTCGGGCTTCGATGGCCAGATCTGGAGGCCAGGCCCAGGCCTTCGAGGAGTTCGCTCCACTGCTGCATCCGACGGTCGCTCCGAAGAGGGAACAACTCGAAACCGCCATCCGCGTGCTCTATCGGAATGCCCTGGTGCGTGAGCCATCGGCCGATGAAACCGAGTCGCTGATTCAGCTTTACCACGAGGCTTCCAAGTCGCCCGGGGACCCGGTCTCCGCCAGCAAAACGATGCTCATGGCACCGCTCCTCTCGCCAGAGGTACTGCACCGCTTCGAGATCGGTCGCGGAGCCGAGGTGCGGCCGGGCGTTCGCATGCTTTCGCCGGACGAACTTGCCTTCGCGCTCAGTCTGGCTTTCTCGGGCGAGCGCGAGCCGAGGCTTTTCGCGGCCGCCGCGTCTGGCGGACTCAAGACGCGCGAAGACGTCGAGAAACATGTTCGACGCATCCTCGATGACCCTGAAGTTTACAAGCCGCGCATTCTCGGGTTCTTCCAGGAATACTTCGGCTACGACCGAGCCCCCGAGGTCTGCAAGGACGCCCAGCCCGACTACGTCCACAACGCCGATCAGTTGGTCCTCGATACGAACATGCTTGTGTTGAGCATCCTGGAGAAAGACCAGAACGTGCTCAAGGAACTGCTTACCACGCCCAAGTCGTTTGTGAATGGTGTCAAGATGACAAGAGATGGCGCAAGCGTGGGACTTGGGGGTGACACGAGCTTAACTAAAGTACTATCCCAGAGTATGGCCTCGAAGATTGGGTACTCCGCAACGGACAAACTGGCAACGTCCAAACGCCCGAAAGACAAGAGCAAAGATGGCGTCGAGGCCGCCTACGGGCTGAAGGAATGGCCGGCCAGTCAGCCGGTCGACCTGCCAGGCGACCGCATCGGCATCCTGATGCAACCGAGTTGGCAGGTCGCCTGGTCGTCGAACTTCTTCAATGACCCCGTGCGCCGCGGACTCTGGATTCGGGAACATCTGCTGGGCCACTCCGTGCCGCAAGTTCCGGTCGGCGTCGTCATTGTGCTGCCCGACGATCCAACACAGACTCTGCGTCAGCGAATGCAGATCACCAAAGATCAGAAGTGCTGGAGTTGTCATCAGAAGATTGATGACTTGGGATTCCCATTCGAGGCTTTCGACCACTTCGGCCGCCCTCGTGACGTCGAGAAGCTGGCCGACGACGCGGCGATTGCCAAGAACAAAGCCAACGCCAGCCGGCAGTATGTCAAAGGCGAGAAGAGGCCCGAGAAGATTCCCGAGTATCGCGAGTTGCCGTTCGACAGCACGGGAATAATCTACGCCAGCGGCGATCCGAAGCTCGATGGCCCCGTTAAGAACGCCCAGGAATTGATCCGCCGACTGGCTGAGTCAGACCGTGCGCGGCAGGTCTTCATCCGCTACGTCTTCCGCTATTTCATGGGCCGCAACGAGACGGTCGGCGACGGTGCCACACTGCAAGAGGCTGACAAGGCCTACGTCGAAAGCGGCGGCAGCTTCAAGGGACTGGTCGTGTCGCTGTTGACTTCAGAAGCATTCCTCTATCGAACCTTACCTGTCCAACCAAACAAGCAAGCCGCCAACTCCCCAGCAAAACCCGCACGCTAA
- a CDS encoding DUF1552 domain-containing protein, which yields MNIIDRRSLLKGVTLGAGAFVLQPVLRSLAAEAAGKAAPRRIVFFIEGNGMNPDHIQPLGLERPEKGSDKLIDDSLAKYKLPDPIIALSPFKDRMTIIQGLSHKIASGRGHSPEYGSLGCYSGAAGPIEQTIDAALAAKLPSVVPHLGLALTPGADQIVDYSCSVTSKGKPLPFHCQPELAFQSLFGSAAGGEAAKIPFLRKKLMDYMSGDIKRVQSRLAGPERESLDRYLEAYESMLDRQQGIAGMKDALRANMPNTDKFKSTAETDRLEAQCDMAVSSLLSGLTNVVTIAACTGNKYMQWNSLGMALRTNAIGHGGGENGKTSDELLRIIRSFHAERIAALAKKLDAVKEGDGTVLDNTLIVYMSDYGDRHHPSYTQWPVVLIGNLGGQLKANGRYLEYPRYGVTGHRTLGTLYQGLLHAVGDKREQFNNVDLALDKNATQGPLSDILA from the coding sequence ATGAACATCATCGACCGCAGATCATTGCTCAAAGGCGTCACCCTCGGCGCCGGAGCTTTTGTCCTGCAGCCTGTGCTTCGAAGCCTTGCGGCCGAGGCCGCCGGCAAAGCAGCGCCACGGCGAATCGTCTTCTTCATTGAAGGCAACGGCATGAACCCCGACCACATCCAGCCGCTGGGACTGGAACGCCCAGAGAAGGGGAGCGACAAGCTGATCGACGATTCCCTGGCGAAGTACAAATTGCCCGATCCGATCATTGCCCTGTCTCCCTTCAAGGACCGCATGACGATCATTCAGGGACTTTCGCACAAGATCGCTTCGGGGCGCGGTCACTCGCCGGAGTATGGATCTCTGGGTTGCTACAGCGGCGCGGCCGGTCCGATCGAGCAGACGATCGACGCGGCGCTGGCAGCCAAATTGCCGAGCGTTGTGCCGCATCTTGGTTTGGCTCTGACTCCCGGTGCCGACCAGATTGTCGATTATTCCTGTTCGGTCACGTCCAAAGGAAAGCCGCTTCCGTTCCATTGCCAGCCGGAACTCGCCTTCCAGTCGCTGTTCGGCAGCGCAGCCGGCGGAGAGGCTGCCAAGATTCCGTTCCTGCGGAAGAAGCTGATGGATTACATGAGCGGGGATATTAAGCGAGTCCAGTCGCGGTTGGCTGGACCGGAGCGTGAGAGCCTCGATCGGTATCTCGAAGCCTACGAGTCCATGCTGGACCGTCAGCAAGGCATCGCCGGCATGAAGGACGCTCTGAGGGCGAACATGCCGAATACCGACAAGTTCAAAAGCACGGCCGAGACCGACCGTCTCGAAGCGCAGTGCGACATGGCCGTCAGTTCGCTGCTGTCGGGCCTGACCAATGTGGTCACGATCGCTGCCTGTACGGGGAACAAGTACATGCAGTGGAACAGCCTAGGCATGGCGCTGCGCACCAACGCCATCGGTCACGGTGGGGGCGAGAATGGAAAGACATCAGATGAACTGCTGAGAATCATTCGATCGTTCCATGCCGAGCGGATCGCCGCCTTGGCGAAGAAACTGGACGCCGTCAAAGAAGGCGACGGCACGGTGCTCGACAACACGCTGATCGTCTACATGAGCGATTACGGCGACCGGCATCACCCGTCGTACACGCAATGGCCGGTCGTTCTTATCGGCAACCTGGGGGGCCAGCTGAAAGCCAACGGACGCTACCTGGAGTATCCTCGCTATGGTGTCACAGGGCATCGAACCCTGGGCACGTTGTATCAAGGGCTGCTCCACGCGGTGGGAGACAAGCGCGAGCAGTTCAACAACGTCGATCTGGCGCTCGACAAGAACGCCACGCAGGGACCTTTGTCTGACATTTTGGCATAG
- a CDS encoding thermonuclease family protein, producing MNGLIRLTGSVSFLTLVIWVNTLHAAPSTNVVVEVIDGDTIKIRHKDDGGGKAGKEAIHCLRGAAAPRLEQPFGKQARDRLKELAVAGKEITHSGPVGRPYKKHSAVRFKNEKGNLAVTMVSEGLAWVIESELEDKHAKPGSSKKLIDEADAMLKAQEEARKAKRGLWSDEKPIAPWEWRGREKAGK from the coding sequence ATGAATGGCCTTATCCGCCTCACCGGGAGTGTCAGTTTCCTCACGTTGGTCATCTGGGTGAATACTCTCCACGCCGCACCGTCGACGAATGTGGTCGTCGAAGTGATCGACGGGGACACAATAAAGATAAGGCATAAGGACGACGGTGGCGGTAAGGCCGGTAAGGAGGCGATTCACTGCCTCCGCGGAGCGGCGGCCCCCCGCCTCGAACAACCGTTTGGAAAGCAGGCGCGGGATCGACTCAAGGAACTCGCCGTTGCGGGAAAAGAAATTACCCATAGCGGTCCAGTAGGGCGGCCATACAAGAAGCATAGCGCGGTTCGCTTCAAAAACGAGAAGGGAAACCTCGCGGTCACGATGGTCTCGGAAGGACTCGCCTGGGTTATCGAGAGCGAACTCGAGGATAAGCATGCCAAGCCCGGCAGTTCGAAAAAGTTGATTGATGAAGCCGACGCGATGCTCAAGGCCCAGGAGGAAGCACGCAAGGCAAAGCGTGGCCTGTGGTCAGATGAGAAACCCATCGCTCCTTGGGAATGGCGAGGGCGGGAAAAGGCCGGGAAATGA
- a CDS encoding DUF1552 domain-containing protein, with amino-acid sequence MHNPLKMITPTQLERRSVLKGITLGAGAVVLEPFLQRLAAEQAGQAPPKRVVFFLESNGLYPRHVQPNGVDPKSSGKLVDLPLADLELNEAIEPLTPFKNRLGLIQKLSHKISGGGDHGKGYGGLGCFHWRRGIAGQTIDHALASAQPNIIPVLGLGVPPSADAAFVNSVSASGPRRPTPMICQPDLAFRMLFGSVAEGDARRQFQARNKLLDWCRSDIKRVQNELPAMDREKLDVYLDTFEQMRTRQDRINDNRDLLQANLPAINKFETQRTTQRFEAQCAIATASLASGLTNVVTIDAAGGIGQYHTWKELGVTKDGHAIGHSADAPDSVKFAIAIRRFHAERVADLARRLDAVKEGNGTMLDNTLIVWMSDSGEGHHGFCGEWPLILVGGLGDRLKTSGRFLQFPGYQEDAKETANRTIRNFYLSLLHAVGDKREQFGELDSKMPAAAQAGPLAEILA; translated from the coding sequence ATGCACAATCCACTGAAAATGATCACGCCCACCCAACTTGAACGGCGGTCCGTTCTCAAGGGCATCACACTCGGGGCCGGGGCCGTCGTGTTGGAGCCGTTCCTGCAACGGCTCGCGGCCGAGCAAGCCGGGCAGGCACCGCCGAAGCGGGTCGTGTTCTTCCTGGAAAGCAACGGCCTATATCCTCGCCACGTTCAGCCCAATGGAGTGGACCCGAAATCGTCCGGGAAGCTCGTCGACCTGCCGCTCGCCGATCTGGAATTGAATGAGGCGATCGAGCCGCTGACGCCGTTCAAGAATCGCCTGGGGCTGATCCAAAAGCTCTCGCACAAGATTTCCGGCGGCGGCGATCACGGCAAAGGCTACGGCGGGCTGGGCTGCTTCCACTGGCGACGAGGGATCGCCGGCCAAACCATCGACCACGCGCTCGCCTCGGCCCAACCGAACATCATTCCGGTGCTCGGGCTGGGCGTGCCACCTTCCGCAGACGCAGCGTTCGTCAACTCGGTCTCGGCCAGTGGTCCCCGCCGGCCGACCCCCATGATCTGTCAACCGGATCTCGCCTTCCGGATGCTGTTCGGCAGCGTCGCGGAAGGGGACGCGAGGCGTCAGTTTCAGGCGCGGAACAAGCTGCTGGACTGGTGCCGTTCCGACATCAAGCGCGTCCAGAACGAGTTGCCCGCGATGGACCGCGAGAAGCTCGATGTCTACCTGGACACCTTCGAGCAGATGCGTACCCGCCAAGACCGCATCAATGACAACCGCGATCTGCTCCAGGCCAATCTGCCGGCGATCAACAAGTTCGAGACCCAACGGACGACGCAGCGGTTCGAGGCACAATGTGCGATCGCCACGGCTTCTCTCGCGTCGGGGCTCACGAATGTGGTGACGATCGATGCGGCGGGCGGCATCGGCCAGTATCACACCTGGAAGGAACTCGGCGTCACCAAGGACGGCCATGCGATCGGCCACTCGGCCGATGCACCCGACAGCGTGAAGTTCGCCATTGCGATTCGCCGCTTCCATGCAGAGCGTGTCGCCGACCTGGCCCGCCGCCTGGATGCGGTGAAAGAAGGCAACGGAACGATGCTCGACAACACGCTGATTGTCTGGATGAGCGACTCGGGCGAGGGACATCACGGCTTCTGTGGCGAATGGCCGTTGATCTTGGTCGGCGGTCTGGGAGATCGGCTGAAGACGTCCGGCCGGTTCCTGCAATTCCCCGGATATCAGGAGGACGCGAAGGAAACGGCAAACCGGACCATTCGCAACTTTTACCTCTCTCTGCTCCACGCCGTGGGTGACAAGCGCGAGCAGTTCGGCGAACTGGATTCGAAAATGCCCGCCGCCGCTCAAGCCGGCCCGCTGGCGGAGATCTTGGCATGA